A genomic region of Arachis stenosperma cultivar V10309 chromosome 9, arast.V10309.gnm1.PFL2, whole genome shotgun sequence contains the following coding sequences:
- the LOC130949836 gene encoding uncharacterized protein LOC130949836 codes for MTRSGYRQVGFKLEGRDFVHDLICLPMVGLEMILGFDWLSKNRVLLDCFERTIQFMLEGKSGAVVAEGYYLNSVMVHCSGEECQCYILLAANVLGDAQNLDHIPVVRDFLEVFPEDIPKFPPQREIEFGIKLVLGARPVSIVPYRMAPIELAELKT; via the coding sequence ATGACTAGGTCAGGGTATAGGCAAGTAGGTTTCAAGCTTGAGGGTAGAGACTTTGTGCATGATTTGATCTGTTTACCTATGGTTGGGTTGGAGATGATTTTGGGGTTTGATTGGTTGTCGAAGAATCGGGTTTTGTTGGATTGCTTTGAACGGACAATTCAATTTATGCTAGAAGGGAAAAGTGGAGCAGTGGTAGCCGAAGGTTATTACCTGAACTCTGTAATGGTGCATTGTAGTGGGGAAGAGTGTCAGTGTTATATCCTGTTGGCTGCTAATGTGTTAGGGGATGCCCAGAACTTAGATCATATTCCGGTGGTTAGAGACTTTTTGGAAGTGTTCCCAGAAGATATCCCTAAGTTCCCACCTCAAAGGGAGATTGAATTTGGGATTAAATTAGTGCTAGGAGCCAGACCAGTGTCAATTGTGCCTTATAGGATGGCTCCGATAGAGCTGGCTGAATTAAAGACTTAG